The sequence GTTATATCCAACGCTGTCGTATACCCGGTGTGCCGACTGATTTAAAAGAATCAATCGAAGAGGCTTATATCAGTGTAGGTTCATTAAATGCTTCATTAGAAGAAACACCAATTAATGTAAGCGCGATGAACAGTTTGTGGAATGAGGCGGCAAACAGAGTAGACGGGGTTGAATCAGGTATTTATGAAATGGTTGAAAATGCTCGTCTAGTTGAAGGTGTTATTCAATATGCAAACCGCTACCGTTTTAAAAATCAAGAATTAGCGATGCAATTACAAGTTGCAGAAGGTTATTATGATGACGAACATGATTATAATAAAGCTTTAGAGATTGCTGCTAAAAGTTTAGAAAAAGTTGAAGCAGGCGCAGTGAAACGTGTTGAAGAACAACTTGCAAATACAAATTATCATTATTAAAAGATTGATATTTTAGTTGAAGTCGTATAAAATTAGTTGGTAATTTAAAGACTGATATGGTTGTGTTTTAGAAAGATAAGTAGAATGAAGGTGCCAGATAAAACAGAGTGTTTATCTGACATCAGATTGTATACAAAGTCTCGAAAACTGTTTTTTCTTTGAAGATGATTTAAGCGACTGTGACTATGATATGAGAAGGCTGGATAGAAATGCTGTTATAGTAGGAACGACGAGCGCGTGACGGTGCGCGTACTTATAGTACGTAATCCCGAGCAAGCAAAGAGTGACGACCTTGAACAGCGTTTATCTTTAGTAAAAGTCACAAAGTCTCGAAAACTGTTTTTTCTTTGAAGATGATTTAAGCGACTTTGACTATGATATGAGAAGGCTGGATAGAAATGCTGTTATAGTAGGAACGACGAGCGCGTGACGGTGCGCGTACTTATAGTACGTAATCCCGAGCAAGCAAAGAGTGACGACCTTGAACAGCGTTTATCTACAGTCTGGTGCCAGATAAAACATAGTGTTTATCTGGCATTGTTGTGTAAAGAAAGGTGATAGAAATGATTTATTTGGACAATAGTGCAACAACGCAACCTTATCCTGAAGTTGTGAAAGCTTATGGGCAGGTCGCGACACAATATTTTGCTAATCCATCATCGTTACATGGATTAGGTGGTAAAGTTGAAAAGCTTTATCGAGAATCAAAAAAACAAATGGCACAACTGTTAGCAGTTGATGAAAATGAATTAATCATGACAGCTAGTGGGACCGAAAGTAATAATATGGCAATTAAAAGTATTGCTTGGACATTCCAAAATCGTGGGAAGCATTTGATTACAACTAAAATGGAACACCCTTCTGTTTTGAATACAATGGCATTTTTAGAAAAAAATGGTTTTGAAGTTACCTATTTGCCAGTTGATAAAACAGGACATGTTGCAGTAGCTGATGTTGAAGCGAGTATACGTCCAGATACAATTTTAGTATCGATTATGCATGTTAATAATGAAATTGGAAGTATTCAGCCGATTGCAGAAATTGGAAAGGTGTTAAAACAATATGATCATGTGTTGTTTCATGTCGATGCGGTACAGTCATTATCAAAAGTGCCACTTAATATTAAAGAAATGGGCATTGATTTATTAAGCGCCTCAGCACACAAGTTTCACGGCCTGCGTGGAGCGGGACTACTCTATAAGTCAGGTTATCTTCGAATTGAGCCACTATTGCATGGTGGTGGACAAGAGGCCGGTTTTAGAAGCAGTACAGAAAATGTTGCCGCTGTAGTTGCAATGGCAAAAGCCATGCGTATGGAAATGGAACGTATGAAAACAGAAGTTTCGCAACTAGCCGCATTAAAGAACGATTTTATTGCCTGGTTAACAGAAATGCCTGGCGTAACAGTTTATTCATCAACAGAGGGTGCACCACATATTTGTTGTTTTAGTGTTCAGAAACAAAAAGGTGAAGTTTTTGTACATGCGCTAGAAGCAGAAGAGATTTATATTTCAACAACCAGTGCATGTTCATCAAAATCTCCAACAAGTGATGGCACGTTAATGGCGATGAAAATTCCAAACAAAGAAGCGAAAGGCGCAGTTCGTTTTAGTTTTAACTACGATACAAGCGCTGCTGAGATGGTAAAAGTTAAACAAGCAATAACACGTGTCATCAAAAATTTAGATGAAGTGGTGAAATAAATGATAGAATATGATCGTATTTTGGTTCGTTATGGCGAGCTTTCAACAAAAGGAAATAACCGTAAAGTGTTTGTACGACGCTTAGCAAGTAGTGTCCATCAATTATTAAAAGATGTACCAGAAGTGAAGATTAATGCAGAGCGAGATCGTTTGTTTATTACATTGAATGGTGCCGATCATCAATTAATAATGGAACGATTACATTTGGTGTTTGGGATTCAAAGTTATAGTCCCGTAATCAAGGTAGAACAAGATATCGAACAAATCAAAGAGATGGCAGTTGCGTTATTGCAACGTCATTATAAAGAAGGACAATCGTTTAAAGTACGAACTAAACGCGCGGATAAAGAATTTCCTTTCGATACGAATGATGTTAATTTAATGGTCGGAGATGCGATTATGGATGCGTATAACGATGATATTGCCGTTCGTATGAAAAATCCTGATATTGAAATTACAGTTGAAATTCGTAAAGAGGGTGTCTATATCTCATCTGAAACAGTCATGGGACAAGGTGGTATGCCTGTTAGTTCTGCTGGAAAAGCTATGTTGATGCTGTCAGGTGGGATTGATAGTCCAGTTGCAGGTTATTTAGCAATGCGTCGTGGTGTTGAAATTGAAGCTGTTCATTTTTATAGCCCTCCGTATACAAGTGAACGCGCTAAACAAAAAGCAATTGATTTAACGCAAAAACTAACGCGTTATACAGGGGATATTAAAATTCATTTGGTACCTTTTACAAAAATTCAAGAAACAATTAAACAACGTATTCCTGAAGGTTATATTATGACGTCTACTCGTCGTTTTATGATGCGTATAACAGATGAAATTCGCCGTCAAAATGATGGATTAGCAATTGTTAATGGTGAATCATTAGGTCAAGTTGCTTCACAAACAATGATGAGTATGCTAGCGATTAATGATGTGACAAGCACACCGATACTACGTCCGTTAATTACAATGGATAAAAATGATATTATTAAAATTGCTGAAGAAATTGATACATTTGAGTTATCGATTCAGCCGTTTGAAGATTGCTGTACAATCTTTACTCCTAAGCAACCAAAAACACAACCTCGCTTAGACAAGGTAGAACGCTTTGAATCAAAAGTTGATTTTGATACGTTAATGGCAGAAGCAATTGCTAATGTTGAAACGATTACTGTCTCAATTGAAGCCAATAGTGCGACTTCTGAAGAATTTGAAGGCTTACTATAGGCAAAATAAATGCAATTAGGGTGTAATACCTCGTATAATAAGGATGTAGCAATTAAAAGAAGAGAGGATGATGTTCAACATGACAACATTTAAAGGCGGAGAAGTAACATTACTCGGAAACAAATTAAAAGTAGGTGACAAAGCACCAGACTTCAGCGTTTTAGATAACGGATTAGAAGAAAAAACACTTGCTGATTATAAAGGTAAAGTTAAATTAATCGCAGCTGTTCCTTCTGTAGATACAAGCGTCTGCTCACAAGAGAGTCGTCGTTTTAACGTTGATGGTGGTAGCTTAGAAAATACAGTTGTTTTGACAATATCAAACGATTTACCATTTGCACAAAAAAGATGGTGTGCAGCAGAAGGTTTACCTAATGCAGTAACATTATCTGATCATAAAGAACTTTCATTTGGATTGGCATATGGCGTAGTGATTGAAGAATTACGCTTATTAAGTCGAGCAGTATTTGTTATCAATGCAAATGATGAAATTGTTTATGTTGAATATTTAGATGAAGTTACAAATCATCCTAACTATGAAGCAGCAATCGAAGCGGCTAAAAACGCATAAATATTTCGAATTAATTTCTCAGTACTCTGCAGCAATTGTTGTTGCAGTACTGAGTTTTTTTGTTTGTTAAGGCTAGTATGTAAGAGTTTTTATTTTTGATTTAGAAAGACTTGCATAAAATCAGCGGTAACCATAGAAACATTATACGATTTCTGCTATTATAATGAATGAAGTCGATTCGTATTAATTATACGCAAACGTGTCTATAAAAAGAAACATTTAGAAATTGTTGGGCAAAAATTCGCTTGTATCACTTGCGGATAGTGCTTATTGTCGTTACAATAATGAAATGTGCAGAAGATTGTAGAAGTAGGAGAGGTGCACCAGTATGTCAAAGGATATTCAGTTTGAAGAATTGTTCGAACAACTAGATCAAGCAATAGAACCGTTGAAAAAAGCAGAGGGTATTACTTATTTGGAGGCTGTTTATCAGACAGCAGAAAATATTTTCGAACATAAAGTTCTGCAAGAAAATATGAATCCAGAACTTTCTCAAAAGTTATTAGAACAATATAACAATATTCAATTGGAAGAAGTTCCAGCTGAAGTAATTCGTCGTGCTTACCAACTTGTATTGTTGAAGGGTTTACGTGAGGATGAAATCCAAACAAATCATCAAATGACGCCAGATTCAATTGGGTTTATTATGGGTTATTTGGTCGATAAATTCACAGCCAATACAAAGGATGTTACAATATTTGATCCTGCAGTGGGTACGGGTAACTTGTTGATGACGGTTCATAATCAAATGAAAGAGCGCGAGTCAATTTCTATGACCGGTGTCGAAGTTGATGATTTACTCGTTTCACTTTCTTATGCAGGGGCGAATTTACAACACACACCTATGCGATTGATTCACCAAGACGGTTTAAGTAACTTATTAATTGATCCTGTGGATGCGGTAGTGAGTGATTTGCCGATTGGGTATTATCCGAATGATGAGGGAGCAAAAAGCTTTGAATTACGTCAAGATGAAGGTCACTCGTTTGCTCACTTGTTATTCGTTGAACAAGCTTTCAATTATTTGAAAAGTGGTGGACATGCAGTCTTACTTCTCCCGTCTAACATTTTAGCTGGTGAAGTTGGCAAGCAGTTAAACGCTTATGTTCAACAAAATGGTTCTTTAGAGATGGTGTTACAATTACCAGACTCACTTTTCAAACAAAAAGAAGCAGTTAAAAGTATCGTAGTATTCCGTAAAAAAAGTGAAGAAGTACAGCCAGCAAAAGATGTCCTTATTTCACAATTGCCTAACTTATCAGATGCAAAAAAAATGTTAGCAATTATAAAAAAATTAGAAGAATGGTTTAAAAACAACTAAAAAAGAATGGAAGAGGTAATTTAAAAATGCAAAAAATTATGGCAGTCAACGCAGGTAGTTCATCATTAAAATTTCAATTATTTGAAATGCCAAGTGAAACAGTATTAGCTAAAGGATTAATTGAACGTATTGGATTAAAAGATTCAGTAATTTCAATTAAAACTAAAGAAGGTAAAAAGCATGAACAAACGTTAGATCTTGCAGATCATGACCAAGCAGTAAAAATGATTCTTGAATTCTTAATCTCACTTGATGTTGTTAAGAGCCTTGATGAAATTACAGGAACTGGTCACCGTGTTGTACATGGCGGAGAAACATTTGCTAGCTCAGCGCTTGTAACTGAAGAAGTTCTCAAAGAAATTGATAAGTTAGCTGCATTTGCACCATTGCATAACAAGGCTAATGCAACAGGTATTCGTTCTTTCCAAGAAGCAATTCCAACAGCAACAACTGTTGCCGTTTTTGATACTGCATTCCACCAAACAATGCCAGAAACATCATTCTTATACAGTATTCCTTTCCGTTACTATAAGGAACATGGTATTCGTAAATATGGTTTCCACGGTACAAGCCATAACTATATCTCTAAAGAAACAGCAACATTCATGAAACAAGATGTAAAAGATTTACGTATTATTTCTTGTCACATTGGTAATGGTGCAAGTATTTGTGCGATTAAAGATGGTAAATCGTTAGATACTTCAATGGGCTTTACGCCGTTAGAAGGTTTAACAATGGGAACTCGTTCAGGTAACTTGGATCCAGCAGTTGTTCCATACTTAATGGAAAAAGAAAACCTTACAGCTGCAGAAGTTATTGACGTGTTTAATAAACAATCAGGCTTACTAGGTATTTCTGAACTTTCTAGTGATTTACGTGATGTAACAACTGCTGCACAAGAGGGCGTTCATCAATCAGAATTAGCTTTATCAATCTTTATCAAACGTATTAAAGAAACAATTGGCGCTTATGCAGTAGAAATGGGTGGCGTTGATGCTATCGTATTCACAGCAGGTGTTGGTGAAAATAGTGCTGTTGTAAGAAGTGGCGCAATCGAAGGTCTTGGTTTCATGGTAGTTGAATTAGATGAAGCGTTGAACCAATCTAATGAAAACCGTGATTCAGCACGTTCAATCAGTACGGATGCTTCTAAAGTTCAAGTATTAATTATCCCAACTGACGAAGAAGTAGAAATCGCTCGTGATGTTGTGACTGTTCAAAATGAAAAATAATTAAACAATATTTCTCCTAACGATAGTGATATCGTTAGGATTTTTTTATAAAAAAACACAACATAATGACATTTATGTCAACATGTTGTGCTTTTTTGGATATACAACTGTTTTATTAAATATTAAACAGTTTCTACGTCTGGAGCTGTGCCTCTTACAATTAAAACATCACATGGTGCATGACGAATAACGTACTCAGTAACACTTCCGACAAGTAAACGCTCAACAGCGTTTAAACCGGTTGCACCACACATAATAAGGTCAGCTTTGAATTTCTTAGCAATTTCACGTGAAATAACAGTTTTTGGTGAACCGTATTCAATGAAAATTTCTACATTTTCAAGGCCCTCTTTAACAGCAGATTCTTTATATTCTGTTAAGAGTGTTTCAGCATATTCTGTTGCTTTGTCTGTCATCGCTCCATCATATGAAGTAACTGCTGAAAAAGCACGTGTATCAATTGCATGTACGAGACCTAATGTTGCATTATTTCTTTTAGCAACAGCAGTGGCTTCTTTAAAAGCTTGTTCTGATGCTTTTGATCCATCAATAGCTACTAAGATTCGTTCGTAAGATAATGTCATGGTGGTTTCCCCCTTAATTAGTTAAACTATCTTTCACTTGTATTATACACCTTTTCAAGTAAAATAGCATATTTGTTAAAAAAATCAGATGAATGTTTTTATGTAATCATTGTTTGTAGTAAACAAAATTAATTGTTTTTTTTATGGATTATTATTGGAAAAAAGACTGAGCGTATCCAAGTAATAAAAAAAGCCCCCTATCAATGTAATAGGAGGACTGAGCAATTTATTTAATTACTTTTTGTTTGCGTATTAATGACGACTCTTTTGGGTTAGGAATCATTCCGTTCAATAACTGACGAAATTCATCATTGTTACGCGCTAAAATAACATCTTTCTTAGTGTTATTAGTATAAATCATACTTAGCACTTCCTTTCTTTGATATACAACAAGTCTGACTAAATTCGAATTCGAATGAAGGCGGGTTCGAAATCAAAGTTCCGTATTAATCAGCTGTATATGTATTATACCCGAAATTATAAAAAAGTAAACCCCTAATTTAAAATAGAATGCTTTTTAATTTATTTTTTTATGAAATTAAATGTTTTAAAGACTGTCACAGTCAGTAATATCATTAGTAATTGACCAAATAAGAAAGCTATAAATAAAGTAATAATAATTTTAGAGATAATAAAAAAGTCACACAAAATGATGTGTGACTACTAAATAAAAGTTATTTTTTAGCCTTATCAACACATTGGCCAATGGCATCGATAACAGCATAACGAAAATTATGTTTTTCTAATGTTTTAACAGCTTCAATTGTTGTACCACCTGGAGAACACACTTGATCTTTTAATTCGCCAGGATGTAATTGTGTTGTTTGCATTAATTTTGCGCTGCCAATAATTGTTTGGACAGCCATCTCATAAGCTTGGGCACGTGGTAAGCCCTTTGCAACTGCACCATCTGCTAAAGCTTCGATAAATATATCAACAAGGGCAGGTGATGAACCCGCGAGTGCTGAAGCTGTATTCATTAATCGTTCTTCGATCACAACTGTCTTGCCCAACGCATTAAAGAATGCTTGTACAGAGGTCAGTTCGTTCGGTGAAATATTACCATTAGGAATGATACTTGTCATACCAGCTCCAACGGCAACTGGCGTATTCGGCATAGTCCGAATAAGTTTGATTGTTGATGAGAGTTGTTCTTCATACCAATCGATTGTTAAACTTACTGCCATTGTGACTATCAATGTGTTAGGACGTGCAGCTAGCGTTTCTTTAATTTCTGCTAATAAAGCAGGCATTATGACTGGTTTAACACCAATAAATAAGATATCTGCATGTTTTGCAACTTCGATGTTACTTAAAAGGGTACCGCCAATCTCTGCTTGTAGTTTAGCTGTACGAGGGCCAGAGCCACCAGACATTATTAAATTGTTAGGACTAATGATATTTTTTGAAATTAAACCTCTTGCAATTGCGCCTCCCATGTTACCAACGCCAATAAAACCAATCGTTTGCATCGACTCACACCTTCCTTAAACTCATCTTCTTTTCATTACTTTACACGTTTAAAGCGGGATTGTCTAGCAGTTGAAATTGCTGGTAATTAATAGAAAAACATGCAAAAAAACTAAAAAAAAGATAGAATAGAAATAGTAAGAAAGGATGGTAATAATGGAACCAGTTTTATCAGTCAAACATATTAGAAAAATCTACGGTAAGAATGATGCGCTTTATACAGCAATTAATGGTATTTCATTTGATATCCCAAAAGGTGAATTTGTAGGAATTATGGGGCCATCCGGAGCAGGTAAAACATCGCTTCTTAATATATTATCGACAATTGATGAAGCCTCTAGTGGTGAGGTTTTTGTTGATGGCGTAGACCTTTTAAATTTAACAGAAAAGAAAATGGCGCAATTTCGCAAAGAAAAATTGGGTTTTATTTTTCAAGAATATAACTTAATTGAAACGTTAACAATCAAAGAAAATATTATTTTGCCCTTAACGATACTTAAATTTAATAAAAGTGAAATAGAACGACGTTATCAAAAAACGATTGAAGCGTTTCATATCGAAGATACTTCTGAACGCTTACCCTCACAAATATCGGGAGGACAGCGTCAACGAGCGGCAGCAGCACGTGCTTTTATTTCCTCCCCAGCAATATTATTTGCCGATGAACCTACGGGTGCGCTGGATTCAAATGCATCGACAGAATTTTTACAACTTTTGGCTCAAAGAAATAAGGTTGAAAAAACAACGATTTTAATGGTGACACATGATGCTTATGCGGCTAGTTATTGTGAGCGCATATTGTTTATAAAAGACGGTACTATCTTTACAGAATTATACAAAGGTAAGCGCACACGACAAGCCTTTTTGAAGAGTATTTTAGATGTACTAGCTGTAATAGGAGGAGCAAAAGATGATTTTTCAACTGGCCTTACGTAATATTAAGCGCAGTTTTGGTGTGTACCGTGTTTATTTAACATCGCTTATTTTTGCAACAGCCATCTATTTTATCTTTTCAAATCTAAAATATAATCGCCAGCTTTTAAATAATCTTGATAATGCCAATTATATTCAGTTAGGTTTTAATATGTCGGCTGTTGTACTATTTTTTGTAATGGCTATTTTCATTTTCTTTTCTAGTAACTACTTCCTAAGAGAGCGAAAAAAAGAAATCGGCACTTATTTTTTATTAGGAATGAGAAGATATCAAGTACGTGCGACATTATTTATTGAAACATTTACGATGAGCTTGATTGCCTTGTGTAGCGGTTTGTTATGTGGGGTTTTCTTTTCAAAATTAGCGACGATGATTCTATTTAAATTTGTGGGTTTTGATAAAGCATCTGGGTTTTCTTTTTCTTATCCAGCTTTAATTGAAACAGTGGTTGTGTTTACAAGTTTAATTTTTTTAACAGCAGTAACGGGAATGTATCGTGTGAAAAATTTTCCCATCATTAACTTGATTCAACCGAAGGAAAAGAAATACAAGCCTTACTTGACCGTTTTGTTTAGTACGATTGGTTTGGTACTTATTTTATTTGGCTATTCGATTGCTTGTTTGTTTGATGCCGAAGGAGAAAAGATTTTAAACATCTCTCTATTTTTATGGATTCCATTGGTTACCCTATTGGTTTGTGTAGGCACATACTTTGTTATTCAATCGCTTTTTCCATTACTATTGACCGTATTAGCAACACTGAAAATTTATGTTTACCGCGGAACAAACATGATTTGGATTGAGCAGTTACGTTCAAGAATGCACTCACAAGTTGTAATGATAACAACAATAACGATATTAAGTGCAGTGACAATGACCGCCTTTTGTATTGTGAATAGTTTGTTTTATAAAACAACAATTGATGTGAGAAATAATCCGATGATTAATTATCAATTGTTAAATGGAAATCCCAAAATGTACGATGAAGCACTTGCGAAAGTAGATCAAAGAAAACTCGATTTCAAAATACATACCAGCTTTTTAACAGGAGATATAGAAGTACCTAAAATGGTTAATAACCCTTATAATATACGTGTTATACCATGGGAAGATTATCATAAAATTGCTCGTAAATTTAATTTTAGACCAAGTGAAAAAATATTAGGCAATGAGAGTATCTTTTTGTATAGCAAAAATAATGAAGGGATAAATTTTTCTGCTAATCAAAAAAGTGTGGTATATAAAATTGGCAATGAAAAAGTTCATTTGAAAACGACTGAAATTAGGGAGAAAGAGAATGTTTTTAGTCCTTATAATAGTATACTGGTGGTAAGTAATCAGCTTTACTATGAACTCTCGCAAAAAACAAAGGCAACACCGGTATATTATATTAATTTGAAGCCGTTTACGGATAGTCGTGAATTGGTGACACAAATGAATGAAGTTGTTAGCCACTATCATGGGGCGAGTGTCATATCTATCGAAGAAGATAAAAATTGGTCTAAATTGACTTTCGGAATGATTTTGTATATTGGTTTGTTTTTATCATTGGTTTTTATTGTAACAACTGGAACTATCATTTATTTCAAGCAAATAATTGATGCGACTAAGGATATTCAAACCTATAAAATACTCTATAAAATGGGCGTATCTTATGAAGAAATGCGTATGATTGTAGCTAAACAATTAGGCTTTATCTTTATTGTGCCACTTTTTATAGCAATGAGTCATTGTTTATTTGCACTGTTTGCGTATTTTAAATTGTTAGGTTTTCAATTTGATATTTCCATTGTATTTAGCTTAAGCATTTATGCAGTGATATACTTATGCTACTATGTAATGGCTGTTTATCATTATTTAAAAATTGTCTGTCCACCAGAAATGAGAACAAACATATAAAAGATAGGAGGGTAATAATGAAAGTATACATTGTAGAAGATGATCCAATTATTTTAGAATCGATGAAACAAAATTTAATGCGCTGGGGACTAGAAGTTCACACCGTGATTGATTTTGAAAATGTAAAAAAAGAATTTTTAGATATCGAACCACACTTTGTGATTTTAGATGTTACATTGCCTAAATTTGATGGTTTTTATTGGTGTCGACAAATTCGAGATATTTCAAATGTCCCTATTATATTTATATCCTCACGTGATTCTCAAATGGATCAAATCATGGGAATGAATATGGGAGCTGATTACTATATTGAAAAACCAGTTGACATGGATATTTTAATGGCGCGGGTGAATGCATTGTTAAGAAGGGTTTATTCATATAAGGATTTAGAACAACCAACTGTGATGGAACAAGAGGGCCTCTTTTTACATATTGATACAAACGTTGTTAGTTATGAGAACAATAAAATAGACTTAACTAAAAATGAATTTTTGATATTGTATACTTTGATGCAAAATCAAACTAAAATTGTATCTCGTGATGAAATTATGAGAGTGTTATGGGAAGATGAAAGTTTTGTTGATGATAATACATTGACGGTAAACATTGTACGTTTGCGTAAAAAGTTAACTGAAATTGGAATACATGATCGTATACAAACAAAGAAAGGTCAAGGTTACATTTTGAAATAAAAGGTGGCGTAACAGTATGACTATTTTACAATATTTAAAAGAAAAAAAATCATTTTTAGCCTATGCTACTGTTTTGTTTGTGTTTATTTTGGTATTTTTGTTAACACAACCAGGGAATATTATGCGGTTGGGTGATTATCATTATCTTATGTTCATTTATTTGTGTTTAACATTATTCTACTTAGTTGTTGATTATCTAAAAATGAATCGTTTTTGGCGACAAATAAATGAAGTCTTAACAACAAATGAAACGTTAGATAATATTGCAGCCTTGCCTAAAGGACATTCGACACAACAAAAAATGTTTATGCGTTCTTTTAGACAACAAGTGAAGAACTATCATCGTTATGTCTCGAAATCAATTGATAAAGATAAAGAGAAGCAAAATTATGCACTTTATTGGGCACACGAAATTAAAACGCCTATCATCGCAAGTAAAATGATTTTAAAAGATAATAAGGCAGTATTGCCAGAAAAAGTTTATCAACAGTTGCTTTCTGAAATGAATGAAGTGGATCGATTAACCATGCAGTCACTCTATTTTTCTCGATTAGATTCATTTGAAATCGATTATTTAATTACAGAAATTAATGCTGAACGTATTGTTAAAGATGCTATCAAACGTCAGGCAACAGCCTTTATAAATAAGCGTATCAAATTAAATATTAATGTCCCTGAAATTTGGATTAGATCAGATTCGAAATGGTTAAGTTATGTATGTGATCAAATTATTTCAAACGCAGTTAAATACACACCTCAAGGTGGAGAAGTATCTTGCTGTTTGGAGGCAGATGGACGACAGGCTAAATTGATGATAAGCGATACAGGTCCTGGTATTCCTATCGAAGACCACCAGCGTGTGTTTGAAAAAGGCTATACAGGGATTCAAGGGCGAAACACTTATAAGTCAACAGGTATGGGGCTTTATCTCGCTAAGGAAATGTCGAAAAAATTAGGTCATGTGCTTTCGTTAGAATCAATTGAAGGTGTGGGTACGACAGTAAGTATTATTTTTGAAACAAAAGAACAGTACTTTATGCCTGAAAATGAGAAGGTTTATTGAACGCTCAATAATAAGAAACAGCAATCGTCACTAAATGTGA comes from Brochothrix thermosphacta DSM 20171 = FSL F6-1036 and encodes:
- a CDS encoding cysteine desulfurase family protein, with the protein product MIYLDNSATTQPYPEVVKAYGQVATQYFANPSSLHGLGGKVEKLYRESKKQMAQLLAVDENELIMTASGTESNNMAIKSIAWTFQNRGKHLITTKMEHPSVLNTMAFLEKNGFEVTYLPVDKTGHVAVADVEASIRPDTILVSIMHVNNEIGSIQPIAEIGKVLKQYDHVLFHVDAVQSLSKVPLNIKEMGIDLLSASAHKFHGLRGAGLLYKSGYLRIEPLLHGGGQEAGFRSSTENVAAVVAMAKAMRMEMERMKTEVSQLAALKNDFIAWLTEMPGVTVYSSTEGAPHICCFSVQKQKGEVFVHALEAEEIYISTTSACSSKSPTSDGTLMAMKIPNKEAKGAVRFSFNYDTSAAEMVKVKQAITRVIKNLDEVVK
- the thiI gene encoding tRNA uracil 4-sulfurtransferase ThiI, producing the protein MEYDRILVRYGELSTKGNNRKVFVRRLASSVHQLLKDVPEVKINAERDRLFITLNGADHQLIMERLHLVFGIQSYSPVIKVEQDIEQIKEMAVALLQRHYKEGQSFKVRTKRADKEFPFDTNDVNLMVGDAIMDAYNDDIAVRMKNPDIEITVEIRKEGVYISSETVMGQGGMPVSSAGKAMLMLSGGIDSPVAGYLAMRRGVEIEAVHFYSPPYTSERAKQKAIDLTQKLTRYTGDIKIHLVPFTKIQETIKQRIPEGYIMTSTRRFMMRITDEIRRQNDGLAIVNGESLGQVASQTMMSMLAINDVTSTPILRPLITMDKNDIIKIAEEIDTFELSIQPFEDCCTIFTPKQPKTQPRLDKVERFESKVDFDTLMAEAIANVETITVSIEANSATSEEFEGLL
- the tpx gene encoding thiol peroxidase, whose protein sequence is MTTFKGGEVTLLGNKLKVGDKAPDFSVLDNGLEEKTLADYKGKVKLIAAVPSVDTSVCSQESRRFNVDGGSLENTVVLTISNDLPFAQKRWCAAEGLPNAVTLSDHKELSFGLAYGVVIEELRLLSRAVFVINANDEIVYVEYLDEVTNHPNYEAAIEAAKNA
- a CDS encoding class I SAM-dependent methyltransferase — encoded protein: MSKDIQFEELFEQLDQAIEPLKKAEGITYLEAVYQTAENIFEHKVLQENMNPELSQKLLEQYNNIQLEEVPAEVIRRAYQLVLLKGLREDEIQTNHQMTPDSIGFIMGYLVDKFTANTKDVTIFDPAVGTGNLLMTVHNQMKERESISMTGVEVDDLLVSLSYAGANLQHTPMRLIHQDGLSNLLIDPVDAVVSDLPIGYYPNDEGAKSFELRQDEGHSFAHLLFVEQAFNYLKSGGHAVLLLPSNILAGEVGKQLNAYVQQNGSLEMVLQLPDSLFKQKEAVKSIVVFRKKSEEVQPAKDVLISQLPNLSDAKKMLAIIKKLEEWFKNN
- a CDS encoding acetate/propionate family kinase — encoded protein: MQKIMAVNAGSSSLKFQLFEMPSETVLAKGLIERIGLKDSVISIKTKEGKKHEQTLDLADHDQAVKMILEFLISLDVVKSLDEITGTGHRVVHGGETFASSALVTEEVLKEIDKLAAFAPLHNKANATGIRSFQEAIPTATTVAVFDTAFHQTMPETSFLYSIPFRYYKEHGIRKYGFHGTSHNYISKETATFMKQDVKDLRIISCHIGNGASICAIKDGKSLDTSMGFTPLEGLTMGTRSGNLDPAVVPYLMEKENLTAAEVIDVFNKQSGLLGISELSSDLRDVTTAAQEGVHQSELALSIFIKRIKETIGAYAVEMGGVDAIVFTAGVGENSAVVRSGAIEGLGFMVVELDEALNQSNENRDSARSISTDASKVQVLIIPTDEEVEIARDVVTVQNEK
- a CDS encoding universal stress protein — protein: MTLSYERILVAIDGSKASEQAFKEATAVAKRNNATLGLVHAIDTRAFSAVTSYDGAMTDKATEYAETLLTEYKESAVKEGLENVEIFIEYGSPKTVISREIAKKFKADLIMCGATGLNAVERLLVGSVTEYVIRHAPCDVLIVRGTAPDVETV
- the proC gene encoding pyrroline-5-carboxylate reductase; this translates as MQTIGFIGVGNMGGAIARGLISKNIISPNNLIMSGGSGPRTAKLQAEIGGTLLSNIEVAKHADILFIGVKPVIMPALLAEIKETLAARPNTLIVTMAVSLTIDWYEEQLSSTIKLIRTMPNTPVAVGAGMTSIIPNGNISPNELTSVQAFFNALGKTVVIEERLMNTASALAGSSPALVDIFIEALADGAVAKGLPRAQAYEMAVQTIIGSAKLMQTTQLHPGELKDQVCSPGGTTIEAVKTLEKHNFRYAVIDAIGQCVDKAKK
- a CDS encoding ABC transporter ATP-binding protein, yielding MEPVLSVKHIRKIYGKNDALYTAINGISFDIPKGEFVGIMGPSGAGKTSLLNILSTIDEASSGEVFVDGVDLLNLTEKKMAQFRKEKLGFIFQEYNLIETLTIKENIILPLTILKFNKSEIERRYQKTIEAFHIEDTSERLPSQISGGQRQRAAAARAFISSPAILFADEPTGALDSNASTEFLQLLAQRNKVEKTTILMVTHDAYAASYCERILFIKDGTIFTELYKGKRTRQAFLKSILDVLAVIGGAKDDFSTGLT